A single Eleginops maclovinus isolate JMC-PN-2008 ecotype Puerto Natales chromosome 5, JC_Emac_rtc_rv5, whole genome shotgun sequence DNA region contains:
- the pdcd4a gene encoding programmed cell death protein 4a — protein MATEVDTWSSAPKADGVFSFEDNLSQENCPYTVDDELLNEAEVNGNWTPQEKALHEARLKAKAKRRLRKSSSRNSTSESFSESGELSGGDPHSPKGKINTSDRKSRAGKGRGLPKKGGAGGKGVWGAAGMVYEDEEPDMRDPNYDESSQGDTVYATVVPEIDEKELEKIVNPIVQEYFEHGDTKEVQMLLKGLNLGTHKYEFSSLAVSLSLEGKASHRELTSRLLSDLSGKMLSQSEMARAFDKILKELPDLILDTPEAPQMLGQFVARAIADHVLPMSFLDFYKGKVDCEYARVALDRAEVLLNMKRAMVRLDNVWGVGGGLRPVKHLVKEMNLLLKEYLISGDVSEAEHCLRDLEVPHFHHELVYEVVVMVLESKGDTASHMMIKLLQSFWKTGLITVDQMNRGFQRVYDELPEINLDVPHAHSIMETFVDLCFQENVITKQLRDACPARGRKRFVSEGDGGVIKS, from the exons GGGTGTTCTCTTTCGAAGACAACCTGTCCCAGGAAAACTGTCCCTACACTGTTGATGATGAGTTGCTGAATGAGGCGGAGGTGAATGGAAACTGGACCCCTCAGGAGAAAGCGCTCCACGAGGCGCGACTTAAAGCCAAAGCCAAGCGCCGCCTGCGCAAGTCTTCATCCCGCAACTCCACCAGCGAGTCCTTCTCCGAATCAGGAGAATTGTCTGGAGGTGACCCACACAGTCCGAAGGGCAAAATCAACACCAGCGACCGCAAATCCAGGGCCGGCAAAGGCAGAGGTCTGCCAAAAAAAG GTGGGGCAGGTGGAAAAGGAGTGTGGGGGGCTGCGGGGATGGTTTATGAAGATGAGGAGCCCGATATGCGAGACCCAAACTACGATGAATCTTCTCAG GGGGACACAGTTTACGCAACAGTTGTGCCAGAAATAGATGAGAAGGAACTGGAAAAAATTGTGAACCCGATTGTACAGGAGTACTTTGAACACGGAGACACAAAAGAGGTCCAG ATGTTGCTGAAGGGGCTCAACCTGGGCACACATAAGTATGAGTTTTCCTCCCTGGCTGTGTCCCTGTCCCTGGAGGGCAAAGCCAGCCACAGAGAGCTGACCTCCCGCCTGCTGTCCGATCTGTCGGGCAAGATGCTGTCTCAAAGTGAAATGGCCCGTGCCTTCGACAAGATCCTCAAAGAGCTACCAGACCTCATACTGGACACACCAGAGGCTCCACAG ATGTTAGGCCAATTTGTAGCGAGAGCCATAGCTGACCACGTCCTCCCCATGTCTTTTCTGGACTTTTACAAGGGCAAAGTGGACTGCGAGTATGCCAG aGTGGCTTTAGACCGTGCCGAAGTGCTGCTGAACATGAAGAGGGCGATGGTTCGTCTAGATAATGTGTGGGGCGTTGGTGGAGGCCTGAGACCTGTCAAACACCTCGTCAAAGAG ATGAACCTCCTTCTGAAGGAGTACCTGATATCAGGAGACGTGTCGGAGGCAGAGCACTGTCTGCGGGACCTGGAGGTCCCACACTTCCACCATGAACTGGTCTATGAG GTTGTGGTAATGGTGCTGGAGTCGAAAGGAGACACTGCCAGTCACATGATGATAAAGCTGCTGCAGTCCTTCTGGAAAACAGGCCTCATCACTGTGGATCAGATGAACAGG GGTTTCCAGCGTGTCTATGACGAGCTCCCAGAAATCAACCTTGATGTGCCGCATGCTCACTCCATCATGGAGACCTTTGTGGACCTCTGCTTCCAGGAGAATGTGATCACCAAACAGCTGCGGGATGCCTGCCCTGCCAG GGGTCGGAAGCGCTTTGTCAGTGAAGGAGATGGGGGAGTGATTAAGAGCTAA
- the mogs gene encoding mannosyl-oligosaccharide glucosidase, translating into MGRQRKRVVTGEAAPPPRKDEKPAAFHRKEKKKKVDIGKVFINISIGLCIFSLIWFFYALYMRSNLAKRVITLHPSPAVLDANSSSAKVSTERFWGSYRPQVYFGMKTRSPRSIVTGMMWMRQFSDMDVNLRHTCEQGDRLQGYGWMMHDGITFGVQEIRDNDFTLTTEFVKRMGGSHGGDWTWRITAKQHSSAPQAPVISLMFYTAADTQGSLEAHIEDKSRLASVTGFSEELGNFKISFRKPVTGESSSAKYASYNYLQTVSPGLEKLTDIVKQSLNRRFVYSPPSGEKRHYIAVDTYKPPHHQNQQKSADARKESDFVLHQVTVQMPFQIEVLFESGSFHNRPNQLVGSVMTQELESRKAEFDSKFEKTFGLESKGFSQAHVKFGKAALSNMLGGMGYFYGQSVVQSVYNEYPLLYPEGALFTAVPSRSFFPRGFLWDEGFHQLLLSKWDPQVTRESIAHWIDLMNMEGWIPREQILGDEARSKVPAEFVVQRNENANPPTLFLALQELIEQLSSDPEKATSQPTLPFLRRLFPRLKTWFEWYNTTQTGPLPNSYRWRGRDKDTNLFLNPKTLTSGLDDYPRASHPSAEERHVDLHCWMALSSGIMASIARLLGEPHHDYELSHQVLTDNKKLNELHWSDQLHAFSDFGNHTQAVSLQQEKVYVPPGQPRHQFPVARLVRSVRRAPKLQFVNALGYVSLFPFLLHILTPDSPKLEHILRDMRDSNKLWTPYGLRSISKSDPMYMKRNTEHDAPYWRGPIWININYLAVRALHHYSNTEGPYQEKAAALYEELRTNIINNVYRQYVETGYIWEQYNDSTGRGQGSHPFTGWSSLTVLMMAEQY; encoded by the exons ATGGgcaggcagaggaagagggtGGTGACCGGTGAAGCTGCTCCCCCTCCAAGGAAAGATGAGAAGCCCGCTGCATTTCACcgtaaagagaagaaaaagaaagttgatATTGGCAAAGTCTTCATCAACATCTCCATTGGTCTTTGTATATTCAGCCTGATCTGGTTCTTTTACGCGCTTTACATGCGCTCCAATCTGGCCAAACGGGTAATAACCCTGCACCCCTCGCCTGCTGTCCTGGATGCTAACAGCAGCAGTGCCAAGGTCTCCACCGAGAGGTTCTGGGGCTCGTACAGGCCTCAGGTCTACTTTGGCATGAAAACCAGGAGTCCCAGGTCCATTGTTACAG GTATGATGTGGATGCGTCAATTTTCTGACATGGATGTAAACCTGAGGCATACTTGTGAGCAAGGGGATCGTTTGCAAGGCTATGGCTGGATGATGCATGATGGGATCACTTTTGGGGTCCAGGAAATCAGAGACAACGATTTTACACTAACCACAGAGTTTGTCAAGAGGATGGGAGGGAGTCACGGAGGAGACTGGACCTGGAGGATCACTGCCAAACAGCAT AGCTCGGCCCCTCAAGCGCCAGTCATCTCCCTGATGTTTTACACAGCAGCAGACACCCAGGGCTCACTGGAGGCTCACATTGAGGATAAAAGCCGCCTTGCATCCGTCACTGGCTTCTCAGAGGAGCTTGGAAACTTTAAGATCTCCTTCCGAAAGCCAGTTACCGGGGAATCATCCAGTGCCAAATATGCAAG CTACAACTATCTTCAGACTGTCTCTCCTGGCTTGGAGAAGCTGACTGACATTGTGAAGCAAAGTCTGAACCGCAGGTTTGTCTACAGCCCTCCTTCTGGGGAGAAGAGGCATTACATAGCTGTAGATACCTACAAGCCCCCCCACCACCAGAACCAACAGAAATCCGCTGACGCACGAAAAGAGAGTGACTTCGTTCTTCACCAGGTGACCGTCCAAATGCCGTTTCAGATCGAAGTTCTGTTTGAGTCTGGGAGTTTCCACAACCGTCCCAACCAACTGGTGGGCTCAGTGATGACTCAGGAGCTGGAGAGTAGGAAAGCGGAGTTCGACTCAAAGTTTGAGAAGACTTTTGGGCTGGAGAGCAAAGGCTTTAGCCAGGCACATGTTAAGTTTGGCAAGGCAGCGCTCAGCAACATGTTGGGTGGAATGGGATACTTCTATGGCCAGTCAGTGGTACAGTCAGTCTACAACGAATACCCGCTCCTGTATCCTGAGGGGGCTTTATTCACAGCCGTACCATCACGCTCTTTCTTTCCCAGAGGATTCCTTTGGGATGAGGGCTTTCACCAGCTGCTGCTGAGCAAGTGGGACCCCCAGGTGACACGGGAGTCTATTGCCCACTGGATAGACCTGATGAATATGGAGGGCTGGATCCCCCGTGAGCAGATCCTGGGAGACGAGGCTCGCAGTAAAGTCCCAGCTGAGTTTGTAGTTCAGCGTAACGAGAACGCCAACCCACCCACTCTGTTCCTAGCCCTTCAGGAGCTCATCGAACAGCTCTCTTCCGATCCAGAGAAGGCCACATCTCAACCGACCTTGCCTTTCCTCCGACGGCTGTTCCCCAGACTGAAAACCTGGTTTGAATGGTACAACACCACACAGACGGGGCCCCTACCGAACTCTTACCGCTGGCGTGGGCGTGACAAGGACACCAATCTTTTCCTCAATCCTAAGACCTTGACTTCTGGGCTGGATGACTACCCTCGCGCCTCACACCCCTCAGCAGAAGAGCGCCATGTGGATTTACACTGCTGGATGGCCTTGTCCTCGGGCATCATGGCGAGCATAGCGCGGCTTCTAGGCGAGCCACATCATGACTATGAGCTCTCCCACCAGGTGCTCACTGACAACAAGAAGCTGAATGAGCTCCACTGGTCAGATCAACTTCATGCTTTCAGCGACTTTGGCAACCACACCCAGGCTGTGTCCTTGCAGCAAGAGAAGGTTTATGTCCCCCCCGGACAACCTCGTCATCAGTTCCCTGTGGCGCGCCTCGTGCGCTCAGTCCGCCGCGCCCCTAAGCTGCAGTTTGTTAATGCTTTGGGTTACGTTAGCTTGTTCCCCTTCTTGCTGCACATTCTTACACCGGATAGCCCAAAGCTAGAACATATCTTGCGTGACATGAGAGACTCCAACAAGCTGTGGACGCCCTACGGCCTGCGTTCAATCTCTAAATCCGATCCAATGTACATGAAGCGAAACACAGAACACGACGCCCCCTACTGGAGGGGACCGATATGGATTAACATCAACTACTTGGCAGTCAGAGCCCTGCACCACTACAGCAACACAGAAGGGCCATACCAAGAGAAGGCAGCTGCTCTTTATGAGGAACTCAGGACTAACATCATCAATAATGTTTACAGACAGTATGTTGAAACAGGGTATATCTGGGAACAGTACAATGACAGCACTGGCAGGGGCCAAGGGAGCCACCCCTTCACCGGCTGGTCGTCCCTGACCGTATTAATGATGGCTGAACAGTACTGA